A genomic region of Aspergillus oryzae RIB40 DNA, chromosome 1 contains the following coding sequences:
- a CDS encoding putative C6 transcription factor (predicted protein) has protein sequence MSPSLRTRIKEEDESSSADLAREFEGLKVEHDGRISFHGPTSLFQLPSGALNEAASTSRLAVQHEARKERLINNAWRERAFEQMATMPEPFQYLLDSHWCWIQPLFNFVYRPAFTRDMKINGPYYSDALLNAILSHSVRWCKSEPRIGHILDSFDGGAQFSHRAVSGLYDSLKVGHLGIPTIQTLLLLSAQECGRGNRSQAWLYSGMAFRMLEDLGISIDSRKYSDSAHLSDEDIEIRNRLFWSCYFWDKMVSLYFGRSPTMQHSRVSPPRTVLDDTSEIEIWTPHGVVFPDGAHYPPTQAHSTSCFMKMCGLAEVLNQILIHIYDPIRQVSEAEFYNCVIEQARNLAEWWDELPDYLKLVPTSLPPYSPPSHIVILKYATLTFYYIVHALTMPSLQESYDKSHLVQCMTSATAILSLFDLYRRTFGDAHVVLSLSYSLEPWLQQQQQQHQQFHTPSTFSDTSRHVSPSHQPSPDASSIAASVAPSGVNTSFLPGYSFQQPVADFELSQTGVPQMAGAHLLDGMPNALMTLDNPGSYEITPEVFEAFSYAEPITTNMTPAFEPRLG, from the exons ATGAGCCCAAGTCTTCGAACTcgcatcaaggaagaagatgaaagtAGTAGCGCCGATCTCGCGAGGGAATTCGAAGGTCTGAAGGTCGAGCACGATGGTCGAATATCTTTTCACGGCCCGACTAGTTTGTTTCAGCTTCCCAGCGGTGCTCTCAACGAGGCAGCCTCGACATCTCGTCTTGCCGTGCAGCACGAAGCTCGAAAGGAAAGGCTGATCAACAATGCGTGGCGGGAAAGGGCGTTCGAACAGATGGCTACTATGCCA GAACCGTTCCAATATCTCCTCGACTCACACTGGTGTTGGATCCAGCCGCTCTTCAACTTCGTCTATCGACCAGCATTTACTC GCGATATGAAGATAAACGGTCCATACTATTCAGATGCTCTTCTCAATGCGATCCTCTCCCATTCGGTCCGGTGGTGCAAGTCCGAACCAAGAATCGGCCATATCCTCGATTCGTTTGATGGCGGTGCACAGTTCTCCCATCGCGCCGTCTCTGGTCTGTATGATTCGCTCAAAGTTGGTCATCTCGGTATCCCGACTATTCAAACACTGCTCCTGCTCAGTGCGCAAGAGTGCGGTAGAGGAAATCGGTCACAGGCTTGGCTGTACAGCGGCATGGCTTTTCGAATGCTGGAAGATTTAGGAATATCCATCGACAGCCGCAAGTACTCGGACTCCGCCCACTTGAGCGACGAAGATATCGAGATCCGGAACCGCCTCTTCTGGAGTTGTTACTTTTGGGATAAAATGGTTTCCCTATACTTTGGCCGATCGCCTACGATGCAGCACTCGCGAGTTAGTCCGCCACGGACAGTATTGGACGACACTTCGGAGATCGAAATCTGGACGCCGCATGGCGTTGTCTTCCCGGACGGTGCTCATTATCCTCCGACTCAGGCTCACTCCACGTCCTGTTTCATGAAAATGTGCGGATTGGCGGAGGTGCTCAATCAAATCTTGATTCACATCTATGACCCTATAAGGCAAGTGTCAGAGGCAGAGTTCTACAATTGTGTGATCGAGCAGGCTAGGAATCTAGCTGAATGGTGGGATGAATTGCCCGATTATTTGAAACTGGTGCCTACAAGCCTTCCTCCGTACTCTCCGCCGAGCCACATAGTTATCTTAAAGTACGCGACCCTCACCTTCTACTATATTGTTCACGCACTTACCATGCCCTCACTCCA AGAATCATACGATAAGAGCCATCTTGTCCAGTGCATGACATCTGCAACAGCAATCTTGTCTCTATTTGATCTATATCGTCGCACATTTGGCGATGCCCATGTTGTGCTCTCACTTTCCTATA GTCTCGAACCCTG GctgcaacaacaacaacagcagcatcAGCAATTCCACACCCCTTCGACTTTCAGTGATACCTCCCGTCATGTCTCCCCGTCTCATCAACCATCCCCCGATGCCTCATCTATAGCTGCCTCCGTCGCCCCATCAGGCGTGAACACATCGTTCCTTCCGGGATATTCCTTCCAACAGCCCGTCGCAGATTTCGAGCTTTCACAAACAGGTGTTCCTCAAATGGCCGGGGCCCATCTTCTGGATGGAATGCCCAACGCATTAATGACGCTAGATAATCCCGGCTCGTATGAGATTACGCCGGAGGTCTTTGAAGCATTTTCATATGCTGAGCCTATTACGACTAATATGACTCCTGCATTTGAGCCTCGATTAGGGTAG
- a CDS encoding putative MFS quinate transporter (predicted transporter (major facilitator superfamily)), which yields MVDWSRWKTHPYYALVIFIIACGSIPKGYDEGGFSASVKLESFKEDFNLISSNWTHDETGLANRSANITSFNVLGAAFGALFALDLNDRFGRLNSWRLACLVWASGLFIQVFSSGIYGLLLFARIWSGLGAGALTVTTPLYLSEIAPARTRGLVVSCYMVILLAVLAMGFFINYGANQHMAPTRTQYRLVQAIPLIPVGLAMMASYIVPETPRYLVSKQKHDEGRAVLARLRGKDINDPELEAEFVLIDSQVRAKASDLATVTPWTAFKETQTNPNYRQRFWLLITMHTIAQWTGGNGITYYISTIFEYAGVTGNSTSLISSGAYGIVKLVFTMAFTWGLIDLFGRRRCALAGLSLQLAAHIYMGAYMGLQPGSSDNKSASDAAIASVFVYAVGWSVGLCTIPYLYGTEIFPTRIRNVSYAVSMSLHWFFQFAVVRVTPNMFASLNVWGAYLFWAIICTLGLVILGIWMPETKGVPIERMGDLFDTPWYLRWRARPKSDDSLETAPSVSSSTGAKQPEYKNTSL from the exons ATGGTAGACTGGTCCCGGTGGAAGACCCACCCCTATTATGCTCTTGTTATCTTCATTATTGCTTGTGGGAGTATCCCCAAAG GTTATGACGAAGGTGGCTTCAGCGCTAGCGTGAAATTGGAATCTTTCAAAGAAGACTTCAACCTCATTTCATCCAATTGGACCCACGATGAGACAGGGCTTGCCAACCGCAGTGCCAATATCACCTCTTTCAATGTCTTGGGTGCTGCCTTCGGTGCACTCTTCGCCCTGGACCTGAATGATCGATTCGGCAGATTAAACTCATGGCGCTTGGCTTGTCTGGTATGGGCGTCGGGCCTGTTCATCCAGGTCTTCTCTTCGGGCATATATGGCCTCTTGCTGTTCGCGAGAATCTGGAGCGGTTTGGGAGCTGGAGCTCTGACCGTGACGACACCGCTATATTTGTCTGAAATCG CCCCCGCACGAACTAGAGGACTTGTGGTTAGCTGCTACATGGTCATCTTGTTGGCCGTTTTAGCTATGG GTTTCTTTATTAATTACGGCGCCAACCAACACATGGCCCCAACCCGGACACAGTACCGGCTGGTACAAGCTATCCCCCTAATCCCAGTCGGACTCGCCATGATGGCCTCCTACATTGTCCCAGAAACGCCCCGCTACCTAGTCTCCAAACAAAAACATGACGAAGGCCGCGCAGTACTCGCCCGCCTCCGCGGCAAAGACATCAACGACCCGGAACTTGAAGCCGAATTCGTCCTAATCGACTCACAAGTACGCGCCAAAGCTAGCGATCTTGCCACCGTCACCCCCTGGACAGCCTTCAAAGAAACGCAAACCAACCCCAACTACCGCCAGCGCTTCTGGCTCCTCATCACAATGCACACAATCGCCCAATGGACGGGCGGCAACGGCATCACCTACTACATCTCGACGATCTTCGAGTACGCCGGTGTAACAGGCAACTCGACCTCGCTGATCAGCTCCGGCGCCTACGGCATTGTCAAGCTGGTCTTCACGATGGCCTTCACATGGGGACTTATCGACCTGTTCGGCCGCCGCCGTTGCGCCTTGGCGGGTCTCAGTCTCCAGCTAGCGGCCCACATTTACATGGGCGCCTATATGGGTCTGCAACCCGGCTCATCCGACAACAAATCCGCGTCCGACGCCGCCATCGCCTCTGTCTTCGTTTACGCCGTCGGCTGGTCCGTCGGCCTCTGTACAATCCCTTACCTCTACGGAACGGAGATCTTCCCTACCCGTATCCGGAACGTGAGTTATGCGGTCAGTATGTCGCTGCACTGGTTCTTCCAGTTTGCCGTCGTCCGCGTCACGCCTAATATGTTCGCCTCGTTGAATGTGTGGGGCGCCTATCTCTTCTGGGCTATCATTTGTACCCTTGGTTTGGTTATCTTGGGTATCTGGATGCCTGAGACTAAGGGTGTGCCGATCGAGCGCATGGGTGATCTTTTCGATACCCCGTGGTACCTGCGTTGGCGTGCCCGGCCTAAGTCTGATGACTCCCTTGAAACGGCTCCCAGTGTCTCTTCTAGTACTGGCGCTAAGCAGCCGGAGTACAAGAATACGTCCTTGtaa
- a CDS encoding putative TIM barrel metal-dependent hydrolase (predicted metal-dependent hydrolase of the TIM-barrel fold), with protein MLTSVQPRPDVLGPRASLTTFQKGELFTFSRDEQKPVHALPLRQRLPAKAWDTHMHVVEPHRFPVDASAVYQPSTHTIEEALAFESSLGIENIVLVQPSIYGYDNSCLLEALRRIGPSRGRGVVVIDPINTDTHTLSRWHSLGVRGVRVNLRSVGKVMDQDELAQTLLQHAEIVRPFGWAIQVYVPLEMIPLLEPIVPQLGVKLCIDHFGGPDLRSMNWTDGASFDPYSLPGFSSLVSLLRAGNTYVKISAPYRLSKDHEMRDIEMMARELLRQAPNRVLFATDWPHTRFWGTDIAPFTELCLRVCGNDPVLTERVFRRNAEELLDAQTMD; from the coding sequence ATGCTTACGTCTGTCCAGCCTCGACCTGACGTCCTTGGCCCTCGTGCCTCCTTAACTACCTTCCAAAAGGGGGAGCTGTTCACTTTCAGCAGGGATGAACAGAAACCTGTACATGCTCTCCCGTTAAGGCAGAGGCTTCCTGCCAAAGCATGGGATACACATATGCATGTCGTTGAGCCGCATCGCTTTCCGGTTGATGCAAGTGCAGTGTATCAACCCTCGACACATACTATCGAGGAGGCTCTAGCGTTTGAGTCCTCACTAGGAATCGAGAATATCGTCCTTGTTCAACCATCGATATACGGATATGATAATTCCTGTCTTCTCGAAGCACTCAGGCGTATCGGTCCCTCTCGCGGGCGaggggtggtggtgattgatCCGATAAATACAGATACCCATACATTATCCAGATGGCATTCACTGGGCGTGCGTGGAGTACGTGTGAACTTGAGGTCAGTAGGGAAAGTGATGGACCAGGATGAGCTGGCACAGACGCTATTACAACACGCGGAGATTGTCCGTCCTTTCGGCTGGGCTATTCAAGTCTACGTCCCCCTCGAAATGATCCCACTACTCGAGCCTATTGTCCCCCAGCTTGGTGTCAAACTCTGCATCGACCACTTTGGTGGCCCGGACCTACGATCTATGAACTGGACAGATGGAGCCTCGTTCGACCCCTATTCACTGCCCGGGTTTTCATCCCTAGTATCCCTCCTTCGAGCGGGGAACACATATGTGAAAATCTCCGCACCCTACCGGCTCAGCAAGGATCATGAAATGCGAGACATCGAGATGATGGCCCGGGAACTCCTCCGACAGGCCCCAAACCGCGTGCTTTTCGCAACGGATTGGCCGCATACGCGATTTTGGGGGACCGATATCGCCCCGTTCACGGAACTGTGTCTACGGGTATGCGGGAACGATCCCGTGTTGACCGAGCGGGTGTTTCGTCGGAATGCCGAAGAGTTGTTGGACGCGCAAACTATGGACTGA
- the agdC gene encoding putative alpha-glucosidase (maltase glucoamylase and related hydrolases, glycosyl hydrolase family 31), which produces MLGSLLLLAPLAGAAVIGSRADTQQCPGYKASNVQENDRSLTADLTLAGKPCNTYGTDLHNLKLLVEYQTDERLHVKIYDAEERVYQVPEKVTPRVDSGDGSSKDSALKFEYEEEPFSFTVKRDDEVLFDSSAENLIFQSQYLKLRTWLPENPYLYGLGEHTDPLRLSTTNYTRTFWNRDAYGTSANSNLYGTHPVYYDHRGESGTHGVFLLNSNGMDVFIDKTADGKQYLEYNALGGIFDFYFFTGSNPKEASIEYSKIVGLPAMQSYWTFGLHQCRYGYRDVYQVAEVVYNYTKAGIPLETMWTDIDYMDRRRVFSLDPDRFPLEKMRELVGYLHDHDQHYIVMVDPAVSVSDNGAFNRGLEQDVFLKTQNGSLYKGAVWPGVTAYPDWFHPDIQDYWNSEFSTFFNAETGVDIDGLWIDMNEASNFCPDPCTDPERYSSENNLPPAPPPVRSSSPRPLPGFPADFQPSSASRSQKRIVKAKVGLEGRDLLNPPYKIRNEAGSLSNKTINTGIVHAGEGYAEYDTHNLYGTMMSSSSREAMQYRRPEVRPLVITRSTYAGAGRDVGHWLGDNFSKWEHYRISIAEGLAFASMFQVPMVGADVCGFAGNTTEELCARWASLGAFFTFYRNHNEIGNIGQEFYVWPTVAESARKAIDIRYRLLDYIYTSFYKQSQTGEPFLQPVFYLYPEDENTFSIDLQFFYGDAILVSPVPDKGLTSVDAYFPDDIFYDWYTGTPVRGHGANITLSNIDITHIPLHIRGGSIIPIRSSSAMTTTELREKSFQLIIAPGLDGTASGSLYLDDGDSLEQKATLEVEFEYRKGVLHIDGKFELHASLVESVTLLGQGKGGSRARREDGTKKTIQTNLELSKPTEIKLE; this is translated from the exons ATGTTGGGTTCTCTCCTACTTCTTGCCCCCTTGGCGGGAGCTGCCGTGATTGGGTCACGAGCGGACACCCAGCAGTGCCCTGGATACAAGGCATCCAATGTCCAGGAAAATGATCGGTCTTTGACGGCCGACTTGACCCTCGCAGGAAAACCCTGCAACACCTATGGCACCGATCTGCATAACCTCAAGCTTCTGGTAGAATACCAAACTG ATGAGCGTCTTCATGTTAAGATATATGACGCCGAAGAACGTGTATACCAGGTACCTGAAAAGGTGACCCCTCGAGTAGACAGTGGCGATGGTTCTAGTAAAGACTCCGCACTTAAATTTGAATACGAGGAAGAGCCCTTTTCGTTTACCGTGAAAAGAGATGATGAAGTATTGTTCGACAGCTCTGCGGAGAACCTTATCTTTCAGTCACAATATCTGAAGCTTCGTACCTGGCTCCCGGAGAACCCATATTTGTATGGTCTAGGAGAGCATACCGACCCCTTACGCCTTTCTACTACCAACTACACACGTACCTTCTGGAATCGTGACGCCTATGGTACTTCTGCAAATAGCAATTTGTATGGCACTCATCCTGTGTACTACGACCATCGCGGTGAATCCGGAACTCACGGTGTTTTCTTGCTGAACTCCAATGGAATGGACGTTTTCATTGACAAGACGGCAGACGGCAAGCAATACCTTGAGTATAACGCTCTGGGTGGCATTTTTGACTTTTACTTCTTCACTGGCTCGAATCCAAAAGAGGCCAGTATAGAGTATTCTAAGATCGTCGGCCTTCCTGCTATGCAGAGTTACTGGACTTTTGGA TTGCATCAATGCCGATACGGCTACCGTGATGTCTATCAGGTTGCGGAAGTAGTCTATAACTATACCAAGGCTGGCATCCCCCTAGAGACTATGTGGACAGACATCGACTACATGGACCGAAGGAGAgttttctctcttgaccCAGACCGCTTCCCCTTGGAAAAGATGCGTGAGCTGGTCGGTTACCTCCATGACCACGACCAGCATTACATTGTTATGGTTGACCCTGCTGTTAGTGTGAGCG ACAACGGGGCCTTTAACAGGGGACTCGAGCAGGACGTCTTCCTCAAGACTCAAAATGGCAGTTTATACAAAG GTGCCGTGTGGCCTGGTGTGACTGCTTATCCAGATTGGTTTCACCCTGACATTCAAGACTACTGGAACTCTGAATTCAGTACCTTCTTCAACGCGGAGACCGGTGTCGACATTGACGGCCTGTGGATCGACATGAACGAGGCCTCGAATTTCTGTCCAGATCCCTGTACTGATCCAGAAAGATATTCCTCCGAGAACAATCTTCCACCTGCGCCACCACCCGTCCGGTCAAGCAGCCCTCGTCCCTTGCCTGGCTTTCCTGCTGATTTCCAGCCTTCCTCTGCCAGCCGATCTCAGAAGAGAATCGTCAAGGCAAAGGTCGGACTTGAGGGCCGCGATCTACTCAATCCACCTTACAAGATCCGGAACGAGGCCGGGTCCCTTAgcaacaagaccatcaaCACTGGTATCGTTCACGCTGGAGAGGGATATGCAGAATATGATACGCACAATTTATATGGAACAA TGATGAGCTCCAGTTCTCGTGAAGCTATGCAGTATCGTCGCCCTGAGGTGAGGCCTCTGGTTATTACCCGCAGCACTTACGCGGGTGCAGGACGAGACGTTGGACATTG GCTCGGTGACAATTTCAGCAAGTGGGAACATTACCGGATCAGCATCGCTGAGGGGCTTGCTTTTGCATCAATGTTCCAGGTCCCTATGGTTGGGGCTGACGTCTGTGGGTTCGCTGGTAACACGACTGAGGAGCTTTGCGCTCGCTGGGCCTCCTTGGGAGCATTCTTTACTTTCTACCGCAACCATAATGAGATCGGCAACATTGGACAGGAATTCTACGTCTGGCCCACAGTAGCGGAATCCGCTCGCAAGGCTATTGACATCCGATACCGGCTTCTCGATTACATTTACACCTCGTTCTACAAGCAGTCGCAGACCGGCGAGCCATTCTTGCAGCCAGTATTCTACTTGTACCCTGAAGACGAGAATACCTTCTCTATCGACTTGCAGTTCTTCTACGGTGACGCCATTCTCGTCAGCCCAGTCCCCGATAAGGGCCTTACTTCGGTCGATGCATACTTCCCCGATGACATATTCTACGACTGGTACACAGGCACACCCGTTCGTGGCCATGGCGCAAATATCACTCTCAGCAACATCGACATCACCCACATTCCCCTACACATCCGTGGAGGCAGCATTATCCCCATCCGGTCTTCAAGTGCCATGACCACGACTGAGCTTCGCGAGAAGAGCTTCCAGCTCATCATCGCGCCGGGACTGGACGGCACTGCGTCTGGCAGCCTGTACTTGGATGACGGAGACTCCTTGGAGCAAAAGGCCACGCTGGAAGTCGAATTCGAGTACCGCAAAGGTGTGCTTCATATTGACGGAAAGTTTGAGCTTCACGCCAGCTTGGTAGAGTCGGTTACTTTACTGGGACAGGGCAAGGGTGGATCCCGGGCTCGCCGTGAGGATGGTACCAAGAAGACCATTCAGACAAACCTGGAGCTTTCGAAGCCCACGGAGATCAAGTTGGAATAA
- a CDS encoding uncharacterized protein (predicted protein), producing MAIFTSFEHETATQQPSQLKSVQIQDHLRQEPPYHRAVLCYIVRGANIEQELPKSPKANSAQVRKSDRVALPCGPLEPLLGVIEDNSSSPLDTAWKTIRKQTSIPPSSLSVLRYGKSFFSATSSIGQKCLFYPFAFHLNTLSGLSTEVDKLRLDQSICEWDNRDPNPYDLMDSHYHGQGLRKIWFEIDLGPTPGKMLASGLKQLQHDHESGARKLAAVSVNILRAVLVNLDDPITLGGTWWQKARITAWHLWKNGRQSMDAAILSFLLMTLTEIETFLLTMGPEETCDKLHISELFDRIQKKIRSYKLRLSYNFGSYAMSKISRTGSIPKHLKILTLSASHTIRECIAQLVRISGAQSIEICVLESRPLFEGVSLASSILEYLENEPNSPKVDVSIFTDASVAFAAQGVDFLLLAADRIAADGSVSNKTGSLPAALSVRHVSPSADIIVVSELDKVAMQSCDTEAHTMENNESSEVLDAWQQSETVKGLGVIEQKIQKKSRQVSVNVPNVYFEWVPPTLIDAYICEDGVKLPSDFRKRSQWIKEQCERYFDHDL from the exons ATGGCAATCTTCACATCATTTGAGCACGAAACGGCCACGCAACAGCCTTCACAGTTAAAGTCTGTACAAATCCAAGACCACCTGCGACAAGAACCACCATATCATCGGGCAGTTCTATGTTATATCGTTCGAGGCGCCAATATCGAACAAGAACTGCCAAAGAGTCCAAAGGCAAATAGTGCTCAGGTTCGGAAAAGTGATAGGGTTGCATTGCCATG TGGCCCTCTAGAGCCCCTTCTAGGGGTAATAGAAGATAACAGTTCGAGTCCTCTGGACACCGCCTGGAAGACGATCAGAAAACAGACAAGCATACCACCATCCTCATTGTCTGTCCTTCGATATGGAAAGAGCTTTTTTTCGGCGACTTCATCTATCGGTCAGAAATGCCTCTTTTATCCGTTCGCATTCCATCTCAATACCTTGTCAGGGCTCAGCACCGAGGTAGATAAGTTACGTCTTGATCAAAGTATTTGTGAATGGGATAACCGCGACCCGAATCCGTACGACTTGATGGACAGCCATTACCACGGACAGGGCTTGCGAAAAATTTGGTTTGAGATCGATCTTGGCCCAACGCCGGGAAAGATGTTGGCGAGTGGCCTGAAGCAGCTTCAACACGATCATGAAAGTGGCGCACGGAAATTAGCTGCTGTTTCAGTGAACATCCTTCGGGCGGTCCTGGTCAACCTTGACGACCCCATCACTCTCGGTGGCACATGGTGGCAGAAAGCCAGGATAACGGCCTGGCATCTCTGGAAAAACGGGCGTCAAAGTATGGACGCGGCCATTCTCAGCTTTCTGCTGATGACATTGACTGAGATCGAGACGTTTCTATTGACTATGGGTCCCGAGGAAACTTGCGACAAGCTGCACATCTCTGAACTCTTCGACCGGATACAGAAAAAGATACGATCTTATAAGCTTCGCCTTAGCTACAATTTCGGATCATACGCGATGTCTAAAATTAGCCGAACTGGTTCTATACCTAAGCACTTGAAAATCTTAACACTATCTGCGAGTCATACCATTCGTGAATGCATCGCACAGCTGGTACGGATCTCCGGCGCTCAGTCAATCGAAATCTGCGTCTTGGAATCACGCCCTCTATTCGAAGGTGTTTCACTAGCATCTTCaattctggaatatcttgaGAACGAACCTAACAGCCCCAAAGTCGACGTATCTATTTTTACCGACGCTTCGGTCGCCTTCGCAGCTCAAGGTGTcgattttcttctgcttgcAGCAGACCGCATTGCAGCTGATGGGTCAGTTAGTAACAAAACCGGATCTTTGCCGGCAGCTCTAAGCGTGCGGCATGTTTCCCCTTCGGCAGATATTATCGTTGTGAGTGAGCTCGATAAAGTAGCTATGCAGAGCTGTGACACAGAAGCACATACCATGGAGAACAATGAGTCCTCGGAGGTTTTAGACGCCTGGCAGCAGAGCGAGACCGTAAAGGGACTCGGCGTCATTGAACAAAAGATCCAAAAGAAGAGTCGACAAGTGTCAGTAAACGTACCGAACGTTTACTTCGAATGGGTCCCTCCAACATTGATAGATGCCTACATCTGTGAAGATGGTGTCAAACTCCCATCTGATTTCCGAAAACGGTCACAGTGGATCAAAGAGCAATGTGAGCGATATTTTGATCATGACTTGTGA
- a CDS encoding putative GABA permease (amino acid transporters), giving the protein MSMLGFSCTILITWEGIVVLFLQAFQKYGVNPAIHLFREMLIEVVPVEVQQEPFLSELASMAPTSGGQYHWCSMLAPPSAMKLFSYLTGWLTVIGWQATFATSCFLSGTLIQGLIVLTNSSYEPKNWHGTLLFWAVAVFSVGINSVGGNLLPRFEGLILILHILGFFAILIPLTYMADHSSAQEVFTHFLNLGEWPTQGLSFFIGLVGCVFAFAGGDAAVHMSEEITNAPVAVPRSIMLSVLINGTLGFSMLIAMLFCLGDIEAALVSPTGYPFMAIFLQATHSVAGTATMGAIITTMGICTSVGMLASTSRQFWSFARDRGIPGWRLWSRVTPESAIPIYSVGLTTIVACLLALINIGSSVAFNDLVSMSISGLYLSYMIVASLLLYRRCTGGIGSSKSSDDAIVNTAGAKLVWGPFHLPGIWGILVNTFALIYMTIAVFFSFWPPQHTVTVDTMNFSVVGTVGVIILSLVYYVLRARNVYEGPIVEIQI; this is encoded by the exons ATGTCAATGCTGGGTTTTAGCTGCACCATCCTCATCACGTGGGAAGGCATTGTCGT ACTATTCTTGCAGGCGTTTCAAAAGTATGGAGTCAACCCCGCTATCCATTTGTTCCGTGAAATGTTAATAGAAGTGGTTCCAGTGGAGGTCCAGCAGGAGCCGT TTTTATCAGAGCTGGCATCAAT GGCTCCAACATCCGGCGGCCAGTATCATTGGTGTTCTATGCTGGCACCTCCGTCCGCAATGAAGCTCTTCAGCTACCTAACAG GCTGGCTCACTGTCATCGGATGGCAAGCAACGTTTGCAACATCGTGCTTTCTTTCTGGAACCCTCATACAAGGTCTTATCGTCCTCACAAACTCTAGTTATGAGCCTAAGAATTGGCATGGGACTCTCCTTTTTTGGGCCGTCGCTGTTTTCTCCGTGGGTATTAACAGTGTGGGAGGAAACCTGCTGCCCCGTTTCGAGGGCCTGATTCTTATCCTCCATATTCTCGGCTTTTTCGCCATTCTTATCCCGTTGACATATATGGCGGATCACTCGAGTGCGCAGGAGGTCTTCACCCACTTCCTGAACCTGGGCGAATGGCCCACACAGGGCTTGTCATTTTTCATCGGTCTAGTTGGTTGCGTGTTTGCATTCGCAGGTGGTGACGCTGCTGTTCAT ATGTCCGAAGAAATCACCAACGCCCCGGTTGCTGTCCCACGCTCCATCATGCTTAGTGTTCTCATCAACGGAACATTAGGTTTCAGTATGTTGATCGCCATGTTGTTCTGCCTGGGAGATATCGAGGCAGCCCTGGTATCTCCTACTGGTTATCCATTCATGGCGATTTTCCTCCAAGCAACGCACTCTGTGGCTGGCACAGCAACAATGGGCGCTATCATTACGACTATGGGAATATGCACATCGGTCGGCATGTTGGCCTCAACATCACGGCAATTCTGGTCTTTTGCGAGAGACCGCGGAATTCCTGGCTGGCGCTTATGGAGCAGG GTGACCCCCGAATCCGCCATCCCAATCTACTCCGTCGGCCTCACCACAATCGTCGCCTGCCTACTAGCCCTAATCAACATCGGCTCCTCAGTCGCCTTTAACGACCTCGtctccatgtccatctcCGGTCTCTACCTCTCCTACATGATCGTCGCCAGTCTCCTCCTATACCGACGCTGTACAGGCGGCATCGGCAGCTCCAAAAGCAGCGACGACGCCATCGTCAACACGGCCGGCGCAAAGCTCGTCTGGGGCCCCTTCCATCTACCCGGGATCTGGGGTATCCTGGTCAATACCTTTGCGCTTATCTATATGACGATCGCTGTCTTCTTTAGCTTCTGGCCACCGCAGCATACGGTCACGGTTGATACGATGAATTTTAGTGTAGTTGGTACCGTGGGGGTTATTATTTTGAGTCTTGTGTATTATGTGCTAAGGGCGAGGAATGTATATGAGGGACCTATTGTTGAGATACAAATTTGA